In one Pseudomonas fitomaticsae genomic region, the following are encoded:
- a CDS encoding ATP-binding protein, whose amino-acid sequence MLRLFLGLFLVMTVGLVAALQTVEHTFNALLDNQMQAYNREAVRGQAWSLIEHMRDQQGAAREAQLEALRPHYGLTLSLVEADQLNLNDQEKAELAQDLLVIRDDYTQFISNIDGGSQLLSIKLPPEPSLMPFYIAGAYLMLAVLLGIVLYFWVRPHWRDLEKLRLAAERFGDNDLSVRIQLSKRSNIRDLAGHFNLMAARIEGLIANQRELTNAVSHELRTPIARLSFELDQLKQQPDASQNRELIADMYADLGELEEMVSELLTYASLERGATVITRENIQAANWLDSVVGSVALEAEAAGVQLLIVDCRVDEVRIEPRFMARAVINLLRNAIRYAEQRVEVSLVRIGDQYEVQVNDDGPGVPLEGREKIFEPFSRLDASRDRRTGGFGLGLALVRRVSQSHGGQVEVGDSPWGGASFRMTWAHLD is encoded by the coding sequence ATGCTGCGGTTATTTCTCGGGCTGTTTCTGGTGATGACGGTCGGGCTGGTGGCGGCGCTGCAAACCGTCGAACACACCTTCAACGCGTTGCTCGACAACCAGATGCAGGCTTACAACCGTGAGGCTGTGCGCGGCCAGGCGTGGTCGCTGATCGAACACATGCGCGACCAGCAGGGCGCGGCACGCGAGGCGCAACTGGAGGCGTTGCGTCCGCACTACGGGCTGACGCTGAGCCTGGTCGAGGCTGACCAATTGAACCTCAACGATCAGGAAAAAGCCGAACTGGCCCAGGATCTGTTGGTGATTCGCGACGATTACACCCAGTTCATCAGCAACATCGACGGTGGTTCGCAGTTGCTCAGCATCAAGTTGCCGCCCGAGCCGAGCCTGATGCCGTTCTACATTGCCGGGGCCTACCTGATGCTGGCCGTGCTGCTCGGCATCGTCCTGTACTTCTGGGTTCGCCCGCACTGGCGCGATCTGGAAAAACTGCGCCTGGCCGCCGAACGCTTCGGCGACAACGACCTTTCGGTGCGGATCCAGCTGTCCAAACGCTCGAACATCCGCGACCTCGCCGGCCATTTCAACCTGATGGCGGCGCGCATCGAAGGCCTGATCGCTAATCAGCGTGAGCTGACCAACGCGGTCTCCCACGAACTGCGCACGCCGATTGCCCGGTTGTCGTTCGAACTCGATCAGCTCAAGCAGCAACCGGACGCCAGCCAGAACCGCGAACTGATCGCCGACATGTACGCAGACCTCGGCGAGCTGGAAGAAATGGTCTCCGAACTGCTGACCTACGCCAGCCTCGAACGCGGTGCGACGGTGATCACCCGCGAGAATATTCAGGCCGCCAACTGGCTCGACAGCGTGGTCGGCAGCGTGGCGCTGGAAGCCGAGGCGGCCGGGGTGCAGCTGTTGATCGTTGATTGCCGGGTCGATGAAGTGCGGATCGAGCCGCGGTTCATGGCGCGGGCGGTGATCAATCTGCTGCGCAATGCCATTCGGTATGCCGAGCAGCGGGTCGAAGTGTCGCTGGTGCGCATCGGCGATCAGTACGAAGTGCAGGTCAACGACGACGGGCCGGGCGTGCCGCTGGAAGGACGGGAGAAAATCTTCGAACCGTTCTCGCGCCTGGACGCCAGCCGCGACCGCCGCACGGGCGGCTTTGGCCTCGGCCTGGCACTGGTGCGGCGGGTGTCGCAGTCCCATGGCGGGCAGGTCGAGGTCGGTGATTCACCGTGGGGCGGCGCGTCATTTCGCATGACCTGGGCGCATCTGGATTGA
- a CDS encoding response regulator, with product MDNLGFGRVLLVEDDERLAALIAHFLEQHGYEVRTVHRGDLAVAAFLEFKPKVVVLDLMLPGQSGLHVCREIRSVSDTPIVILTAKEDDLDHILGLESGADDYVIKPIKPPVLLARLRALQRRQVPDSGVVSSLEFGNLIIDRSCREVRLAGELIELTTMEFELLWLLASAAGKILSRDDILNRMRGIAFDGLNRSVDVYISKLRNKLKDNPREPVCIKTVWGKGYLFNPFAWEL from the coding sequence ATGGATAACCTGGGTTTTGGCAGAGTCCTGCTGGTGGAAGACGATGAGCGGCTGGCCGCGCTGATCGCCCACTTTCTCGAACAACACGGCTACGAGGTACGCACGGTGCATCGCGGCGATCTGGCCGTGGCCGCGTTTCTCGAATTCAAGCCCAAAGTGGTGGTGCTCGACCTGATGCTGCCGGGGCAGAGCGGCCTGCACGTGTGCCGGGAAATCCGCAGCGTGTCGGATACGCCGATCGTCATCCTGACCGCCAAGGAAGACGACCTTGACCACATTCTGGGCCTGGAGTCCGGGGCCGATGACTACGTGATCAAACCGATCAAACCGCCGGTCCTGCTGGCACGCCTGCGGGCGCTGCAACGTCGGCAAGTACCGGACAGCGGCGTGGTCAGTTCGCTGGAGTTCGGCAACCTGATCATCGACCGCAGTTGCCGCGAGGTGCGTCTGGCGGGCGAGCTGATCGAACTGACTACCATGGAATTCGAACTGCTGTGGCTGCTGGCCAGCGCCGCCGGCAAGATCCTGTCGCGCGATGACATTCTCAACCGCATGCGCGGCATCGCCTTCGATGGCCTCAACCGCAGCGTCGACGTGTACATCAGCAAGTTGCGCAACAAACTCAAGGACAACCCTCGCGAACCGGTGTGCATCAAGACCGTGTGGGGCAAGGGTTACCTGTTCAATCCGTTCGCGTGGGAGTTGTAG
- the miaE gene encoding tRNA-(ms[2]io[6]A)-hydroxylase, translating into MILPEIHEFLGCRTPDAWVEAALADQETLLIDHKNCEFKAASTALSLIAKYHSHVDLINMMSRLAREELVHHEQVMRIMKRRKIELRQLHAGRYASSLRKVVRSHEPVKLVDTLVVGAFIEARSCERFEALVPHLDEELGKFYFGLLKSEARHFQGYLKLAYQYGDAKDIAQVIEKVRAAEQDLIESPDEEFRFHSGVPVAA; encoded by the coding sequence ATGATCCTTCCCGAAATCCACGAATTCCTTGGTTGCCGCACGCCAGACGCCTGGGTTGAAGCCGCGCTGGCCGATCAGGAAACCCTGCTGATCGACCACAAGAACTGCGAGTTCAAGGCCGCCAGCACCGCGTTGAGCCTGATCGCCAAGTACCATTCCCACGTCGATCTGATCAACATGATGTCGCGTCTGGCTCGGGAAGAACTGGTGCACCACGAACAGGTGATGCGCATCATGAAGCGACGCAAGATCGAACTGCGCCAGCTGCACGCCGGCCGTTACGCCTCGAGCCTGCGCAAAGTGGTGCGCAGCCACGAACCGGTGAAACTGGTCGACACCCTGGTGGTCGGCGCCTTCATCGAAGCGCGCAGTTGCGAGCGGTTCGAAGCGCTGGTACCGCATCTGGACGAAGAACTCGGCAAGTTCTACTTCGGCCTGCTGAAAAGCGAGGCCCGGCATTTCCAGGGTTACCTGAAACTGGCCTACCAGTACGGTGACGCCAAGGATATCGCCCAGGTGATCGAGAAAGTCCGCGCCGCCGAGCAGGACCTGATCGAATCGCCGGACGAGGAATTCCGCTTCCACAGCGGCGTACCCGTCGCGGCATGA
- a CDS encoding universal stress protein, protein MQAIRSILVVIEPEHAESLALKRAKLIAGVTQAHLHLLVCDKKHDHAGMLSVLKAALLADGYSVTTEQAWNESLHETIIDVQQAEGCGLVIKQHFPDSSLKKALLTPADWKLLRHCPTPMLLVKTAGSWKDKVILAAVDVGNADGEHRHLHTTIIDHGFDIASLAKGHLHVITAHPSPMLSAADPTFQLKETIEARYREQCRAFQAEFDIDDAHLHVEEGPADVLIPFMAHKLQAAVTVIGTVARSGVSGALIGNTAEQVLDQLESDVLVLKPQEVEDHLVELAVKH, encoded by the coding sequence ATGCAAGCCATACGCAGCATTCTGGTGGTCATCGAACCCGAACACGCAGAAAGCCTGGCGCTCAAGCGCGCCAAGCTGATCGCCGGGGTGACCCAGGCCCATCTGCACCTGCTGGTCTGCGACAAGAAGCACGATCACGCCGGCATGCTCAGCGTGCTCAAGGCCGCGCTTTTGGCGGACGGCTACAGCGTCACCACTGAACAGGCGTGGAACGAGAGCCTGCACGAAACCATCATCGATGTGCAGCAGGCCGAAGGCTGCGGACTGGTGATCAAGCAGCACTTCCCCGACAGCTCGCTGAAAAAGGCCCTGCTGACCCCGGCGGACTGGAAACTGTTGCGCCACTGCCCTACTCCGATGCTGCTGGTGAAAACCGCCGGTTCGTGGAAGGACAAGGTAATTCTGGCGGCGGTCGACGTGGGCAATGCCGACGGCGAACACCGTCATCTGCACACCACCATCATCGACCATGGGTTCGATATCGCCAGCCTGGCCAAGGGGCATCTGCACGTGATTACCGCCCATCCGTCACCGATGCTGTCGGCGGCCGACCCGACGTTCCAGCTCAAGGAAACCATCGAGGCGCGCTATCGCGAACAATGCCGGGCGTTTCAGGCTGAATTCGACATCGATGACGCTCACCTGCACGTCGAGGAAGGCCCGGCGGACGTATTGATTCCGTTCATGGCGCACAAGCTGCAGGCGGCGGTGACGGTGATTGGCACCGTGGCGCGCAGCGGGGTATCGGGGGCGTTGATCGGCAATACGGCTGAACAAGTGCTGGATCAGTTGGAGAGTGATGTGCTGGTGCTCAAACCGCAGGAAGTTGAAGACCATCTGGTGGAGTTGGCGGTGAAACATTAA
- a CDS encoding DUF1289 domain-containing protein has protein sequence MPNQTIKTPCVGLCSTVYGDLVCRGCKRFHHEVIHWNGYNEEEKRAVWLRLEQLLSQVMASKVEVFDPARLRLQLEQRKIRFVPHQSEYCWAYQLIARGARVIINLEAYGMVLLPEFRDWNLPELRDAIDREFFLLSEAHYQRYIAPGFLKDALGD, from the coding sequence ATGCCCAATCAGACCATCAAGACCCCCTGCGTCGGCCTCTGCTCCACCGTTTACGGTGATCTGGTGTGCCGTGGCTGCAAGCGTTTCCACCACGAAGTGATCCACTGGAACGGTTACAACGAGGAAGAAAAGCGTGCGGTCTGGCTGCGTCTTGAGCAATTGCTGTCACAAGTGATGGCGAGCAAGGTCGAGGTCTTCGATCCGGCGCGGCTGCGCCTGCAACTGGAGCAGCGCAAGATCCGCTTCGTGCCGCATCAGTCGGAGTATTGCTGGGCCTATCAGCTGATTGCCCGTGGGGCCCGGGTGATCATTAATCTGGAAGCCTACGGGATGGTGCTGCTGCCGGAGTTTCGCGACTGGAACCTGCCGGAACTGCGCGATGCCATTGATCGGGAATTTTTCCTGCTGTCGGAAGCGCACTATCAGCGCTACATCGCTCCGGGCTTCCTCAAGGATGCCCTCGGCGATTGA
- the acnB gene encoding bifunctional aconitate hydratase 2/2-methylisocitrate dehydratase codes for MLEAYRKHIEERAALGIVPQPLNAEQTAGLVELLKNPPAGEEAFLVDLITNRVPPGVDEAAYVKAGFLSALAKGEVSSPLLDKKRAVELLGTMQGGYNIVTLVELLDNAELAPVAAEELKHTLLMFDAFHDVAEKAKNGNVHAKAVLQSWADGEWFKKRPVLADKISLRVFKVTGETNTDDLSPAPDAWSRPDIPLHALAMLKMARDGIVPDEQGKTGPMKQIEEMRGQGFPIAYVGDVVGTGSSRKSATNSVLWFFGDDIPYVPNKRAGGFCFGSKIAPIFYNTMEDAGALPIEFDVSNMNMGDVIDLYPHAGKVCKHGTDEVITTFEMKTPVLLDEVRAGGRIPLIIGRGLTEKARAELGLPAFDLFKKPEAPAESTKGFTLAQKMVGKACGLAEGKGVRPGTYCEPKMTTVGSQDTTGPMTRDELKDLACLGFSADLVMQSFCHTAAYPKPIDVTTHHTLPDFIMTRGGVSLRPGDGIIHSWLNRMLLPDTVGTGGDSHTRFPMGISFPAGSGLVAFAAATGVMPLDMPESILVRFKGKMKPGITLRDLVHAIPYFAIQNGLLTVEKKGKKNAFSGRILEIEGLEGLTLEQAFELSDASAERSAAGCTIKLSKESITEYLNSNITLLRWMIGEGYGDARTLERRAQAMEAWIANPQLMEADADAEYAEVIEIDLADISEPVLCAPNDPDDARLLSSVAGEKIDEVFIGSCMTNIGHFRAAGKLLDQVKGQLPTRLWLSPPTKMDAHQLTEEGYYGIYGKAGARMEMPGCSLCMGNQARVEPNSTVVSTSTRNFPNRLGDGANVYLASAELASVASILGRLPTVEEYMEYAGKIDSMAADVYRYLSFDQIAEFREAAANAKIPVVQA; via the coding sequence GTGCTTGAAGCCTACCGCAAACATATCGAAGAGCGTGCAGCCCTGGGTATCGTTCCCCAGCCGCTTAACGCCGAACAAACTGCAGGCCTGGTCGAGCTGCTGAAGAATCCTCCGGCTGGCGAAGAAGCTTTCCTCGTTGACCTGATCACCAATCGCGTACCACCAGGAGTGGACGAAGCCGCCTACGTCAAGGCCGGTTTCCTCTCCGCACTGGCCAAGGGCGAAGTCTCCTCCCCTCTGCTGGACAAGAAGCGCGCTGTAGAACTGCTCGGCACCATGCAGGGCGGCTACAACATCGTGACCCTGGTCGAACTGCTGGACAACGCCGAGCTGGCGCCAGTGGCCGCCGAAGAACTCAAGCACACCCTGCTGATGTTCGATGCCTTCCACGACGTGGCTGAAAAAGCCAAGAACGGCAATGTTCACGCCAAGGCCGTGCTGCAATCCTGGGCTGACGGCGAGTGGTTCAAGAAGCGCCCTGTACTGGCCGACAAGATCAGCCTGCGTGTCTTCAAGGTCACCGGCGAAACCAACACCGACGACCTGTCCCCTGCCCCAGACGCCTGGTCGCGTCCAGACATCCCGCTGCACGCCCTGGCCATGCTGAAAATGGCCCGTGACGGCATCGTTCCGGACGAGCAAGGCAAGACCGGCCCGATGAAACAGATCGAAGAAATGCGCGGCCAGGGCTTCCCTATCGCCTACGTCGGTGACGTGGTCGGTACCGGTTCCTCGCGTAAATCGGCGACCAACTCGGTGCTGTGGTTCTTCGGCGACGACATCCCTTACGTGCCGAACAAGCGCGCCGGCGGTTTCTGCTTCGGCAGCAAAATCGCTCCGATCTTCTACAACACCATGGAAGATGCCGGCGCACTGCCAATCGAGTTCGACGTATCGAACATGAACATGGGCGACGTGATCGACCTGTACCCGCACGCAGGCAAAGTCTGCAAGCACGGTACCGACGAAGTCATCACCACCTTCGAAATGAAGACCCCGGTTCTGCTGGACGAAGTCCGCGCCGGCGGCCGTATCCCGCTGATCATCGGCCGTGGCCTGACCGAGAAGGCTCGCGCCGAACTGGGTCTGCCTGCGTTCGACCTGTTCAAGAAGCCGGAAGCCCCGGCTGAAAGCACCAAGGGCTTCACCCTGGCGCAGAAAATGGTCGGCAAGGCTTGCGGTCTGGCAGAAGGCAAAGGCGTTCGTCCTGGCACCTACTGCGAACCGAAGATGACCACCGTAGGTTCTCAGGACACCACCGGTCCAATGACCCGTGACGAACTGAAAGACCTGGCGTGCCTGGGCTTCTCCGCTGATCTGGTGATGCAGTCCTTCTGCCACACCGCGGCGTATCCGAAGCCGATCGACGTGACCACCCACCACACCCTGCCTGACTTCATCATGACCCGCGGCGGCGTTTCCCTGCGTCCGGGCGACGGCATCATCCACTCGTGGCTGAACCGCATGTTGCTGCCGGACACCGTCGGTACCGGTGGTGACTCGCACACCCGTTTCCCGATGGGCATCTCGTTCCCGGCCGGTTCCGGTCTGGTCGCGTTCGCCGCTGCCACCGGCGTCATGCCGCTGGACATGCCGGAATCGATCCTGGTGCGCTTCAAAGGCAAAATGAAACCTGGCATCACCCTGCGTGACCTGGTTCATGCCATTCCTTACTTCGCCATCCAGAACGGTCTGCTGACCGTCGAGAAGAAAGGCAAGAAAAACGCCTTCTCCGGCCGCATCCTGGAAATCGAAGGCCTGGAAGGTCTGACCCTGGAACAGGCGTTCGAACTGTCCGACGCCTCGGCCGAACGTTCGGCTGCCGGTTGCACCATCAAGCTGTCGAAAGAGTCGATCACCGAGTACCTGAACTCCAACATCACCCTGCTGCGCTGGATGATCGGCGAAGGCTACGGCGATGCGCGTACCCTGGAACGTCGTGCCCAAGCGATGGAAGCCTGGATCGCCAACCCGCAACTGATGGAAGCCGATGCCGACGCCGAATACGCCGAAGTCATCGAAATCGATCTGGCCGACATCAGCGAGCCTGTACTGTGCGCGCCGAACGACCCGGACGACGCCCGTCTGCTGTCCAGCGTTGCTGGCGAGAAGATCGACGAAGTGTTCATCGGTTCGTGCATGACCAACATCGGTCACTTCCGCGCTGCCGGTAAACTGCTGGATCAGGTCAAGGGTCAGCTGCCAACCCGTCTGTGGCTGTCGCCGCCGACCAAGATGGACGCTCACCAACTGACCGAAGAAGGCTACTACGGCATCTACGGCAAGGCCGGCGCCCGCATGGAAATGCCAGGCTGCTCGCTGTGCATGGGTAACCAGGCACGCGTTGAGCCGAACAGCACCGTGGTGTCGACGTCGACCCGTAACTTCCCGAACCGTCTGGGCGACGGCGCGAACGTCTACCTGGCTTCGGCCGAGCTTGCGTCCGTGGCTTCGATCCTGGGTCGCCTGCCGACCGTCGAGGAGTACATGGAATACGCTGGCAAGATCGACAGCATGGCGGCCGATGTTTACCGCTACCTGTCCTTCGACCAGATTGCCGAGTTCCGTGAAGCTGCTGCGAACGCCAAGATCCCTGTCGTTCAAGCCTAA
- a CDS encoding HAAAP family serine/threonine permease, translated as MNDQANSVEQRFEAAAPAELSSWNRHDTTWMLGLFGTAIGAGTLFLPINAGLGGFWPLVILALLAFPMTFYAHRGLTRFVLSGREGADITDVVEQHFGIKAGALITLLYFFAIFPILLIYSVGLTNTVASFLEHQLHIMPPPRALLSFVLILGLLAVVRCGEQVIVKAMSLMVYPFIVALLFLAVYLIPHWNGGILTTASQVPAPSALLHTLWLAIPVMVFSFNHSPIISAFAVDQKRRYGVHADERSSQILSRAHLLMVVMVLFFVFSCVLTLSPEQLAEAKAQNLSILSYLANHFSNPTIAFAAPLIAFVAISKSFLGHYIGASEGLKGLIVKSGKRPGAKALDRIVAAFMLVVCWIVATLNPSILGMIETIGGPVIAAILFLMPMYAIRKVPAMARYRGQMSNVFVTAVGLVAISALIYSLTA; from the coding sequence ATGAATGATCAGGCCAATAGCGTCGAACAACGCTTTGAAGCGGCAGCACCAGCCGAACTGTCGAGCTGGAATCGCCATGACACTACCTGGATGTTGGGACTGTTTGGGACGGCCATCGGCGCCGGTACCCTGTTTTTGCCGATCAACGCAGGTCTGGGTGGCTTCTGGCCGCTGGTGATCCTCGCGCTGCTGGCCTTCCCGATGACGTTCTACGCACACCGCGGCCTGACCCGCTTCGTGCTCTCCGGTCGCGAAGGCGCCGACATCACTGACGTGGTGGAACAGCATTTCGGCATCAAGGCCGGCGCGCTGATCACTCTGCTGTACTTCTTCGCGATCTTCCCGATCCTGTTGATCTACAGCGTCGGCCTGACCAACACGGTCGCCAGTTTCCTCGAACACCAACTGCACATCATGCCGCCACCGCGCGCGCTGCTGTCGTTCGTGCTGATCCTCGGCCTGCTGGCCGTGGTGCGTTGCGGCGAGCAAGTGATCGTCAAGGCCATGAGTCTGATGGTGTATCCGTTCATCGTCGCGCTGCTGTTTCTGGCGGTGTACCTGATTCCGCACTGGAACGGCGGCATCCTGACCACCGCTTCGCAAGTGCCGGCACCATCGGCGCTGCTGCACACATTGTGGCTGGCGATTCCGGTGATGGTGTTCTCGTTCAACCACTCGCCGATCATCTCGGCGTTTGCGGTGGATCAGAAGCGTCGTTACGGCGTTCACGCGGATGAGCGCAGCTCGCAGATCCTGTCCCGCGCGCACCTGCTGATGGTAGTGATGGTGCTGTTCTTCGTCTTCAGCTGCGTGCTGACCCTGTCGCCGGAGCAACTGGCGGAAGCCAAGGCGCAGAACCTGTCGATCCTGTCGTACCTGGCCAACCACTTCAGCAACCCGACCATCGCGTTCGCGGCGCCGTTGATTGCGTTCGTGGCCATCTCCAAGTCGTTCCTCGGTCACTACATCGGTGCCAGCGAAGGCCTGAAAGGCTTGATCGTCAAGAGCGGCAAGCGTCCGGGCGCCAAGGCCCTGGACCGCATCGTGGCGGCGTTCATGCTGGTGGTGTGCTGGATCGTGGCGACCCTGAACCCGAGCATCCTCGGCATGATCGAAACCATCGGTGGCCCGGTCATCGCGGCGATCCTGTTCCTGATGCCGATGTACGCGATCCGCAAAGTGCCGGCCATGGCCCGTTATCGTGGGCAGATGTCGAACGTGTTTGTCACCGCAGTGGGTCTGGTGGCGATTTCGGCGTTGATCTACTCGCTGACGGCTTGA
- a CDS encoding tautomerase family protein, translating to MPLVRVDIKKNPDPTFAKRIGEVIYAALRSEINVPEHDNFQVLAEHDDQHFVYDPQYLGIQRSDGIVFIQLTISEGRTVEMKQRLFQTIARNLNQQLTVRQEDVFINLVEVKKENWSFGNGIAQYVT from the coding sequence ATGCCCCTCGTCCGCGTCGACATCAAGAAAAACCCGGACCCGACGTTCGCCAAACGCATTGGCGAAGTGATCTACGCCGCCCTGCGCAGCGAGATCAATGTGCCGGAACACGACAATTTCCAGGTGCTGGCCGAACACGATGACCAGCACTTCGTCTATGACCCGCAATACCTGGGGATCCAGCGCAGCGACGGCATCGTGTTCATCCAGCTGACCATCAGCGAAGGCCGCACCGTGGAAATGAAACAACGGCTGTTCCAGACCATCGCGCGCAACCTCAACCAGCAACTGACCGTGCGTCAGGAAGACGTGTTCATCAATCTGGTGGAAGTGAAAAAAGAGAACTGGTCGTTCGGCAACGGCATCGCCCAGTACGTGACGTGA
- a CDS encoding 2-hydroxyacid dehydrogenase has product MPATVLVLVETINDYLPILERQGFHLILAPTPAERAQAIATHGARIDAVLTRGPLGLYAEEIAALPALKIICVIGAGYEQVDLQAASDRGLTVTNGAGVNASSVADHAMAMLLALVRDIPRCDAAVRRGEWPKIMRPSLAGKRLGILGLGAVGMAIAKRAGQGFDMQISYHNRQVRSDVPYAFCSTPTELARASDFLVVATPGGIGSQHLVTRPVLDALGPNGFIVNIARASVIATADLISALEQRRIAGAALDVFDHEPQVPDALKGLSNVLLTPHVAGLSPEATQGTVELVGKNLVAFFSGQPVLTPLQLPPKLNNQRVH; this is encoded by the coding sequence ATGCCCGCCACCGTTCTGGTACTGGTTGAAACCATCAATGACTATTTGCCGATTCTCGAGCGTCAGGGTTTTCACCTGATTCTCGCGCCGACCCCTGCCGAGCGCGCGCAAGCCATCGCCACCCACGGCGCGCGGATCGACGCGGTGCTGACCCGTGGCCCGCTGGGTTTATATGCTGAAGAGATCGCGGCCTTGCCCGCGTTGAAAATCATCTGTGTGATCGGCGCCGGTTACGAGCAGGTCGACCTGCAAGCTGCCAGCGACCGGGGTCTGACCGTCACCAACGGCGCCGGCGTCAACGCTTCATCGGTGGCCGACCACGCCATGGCGATGCTGCTGGCGCTGGTGCGTGACATTCCGCGCTGCGATGCGGCGGTGCGTCGGGGCGAATGGCCGAAGATCATGCGCCCGTCGCTGGCCGGCAAGCGTCTGGGGATTCTCGGATTGGGTGCGGTTGGCATGGCGATCGCCAAACGCGCGGGCCAGGGCTTCGACATGCAGATCAGCTACCACAACCGTCAGGTTCGCAGTGACGTGCCTTACGCGTTCTGCTCGACCCCGACCGAACTGGCCCGGGCCTCGGACTTTCTGGTGGTCGCCACGCCCGGCGGCATCGGCAGCCAGCATCTGGTGACCCGTCCGGTGCTCGATGCTTTGGGGCCCAACGGTTTTATCGTCAACATTGCCCGCGCCAGCGTGATCGCCACCGCCGACCTGATCAGCGCGCTGGAACAACGGCGAATCGCGGGGGCGGCTTTGGATGTGTTCGATCACGAACCACAAGTACCCGATGCACTGAAGGGCCTGAGCAATGTGCTTCTGACCCCGCACGTCGCCGGGCTGTCACCGGAAGCCACCCAAGGCACCGTTGAGCTGGTGGGCAAGAATCTGGTGGCGTTCTTCTCCGGGCAACCGGTGCTGACACCGCTCCAGCTACCGCCAAAACTGAACAACCAGCGCGTGCACTAA
- the tssA gene encoding type VI secretion system protein TssA, whose product MSLPSTPLPDLIDQLLAPISDDAPCGADLRYEREYDQLRDLRREDDASLPTGVWQSTLKRANWPEVERLTTALLLERSKDLMLSAWLGEAWLHLQALDGLPGSLALIAGLCERYPEQLHPQADDGDQSWRAIPLEWLVRRYSEVLLTRVPLFGTHNSDFEGYTLETWRRIQVQQVQANDSKGAKASAETARSEHKKLIEQVRATPMAFWLRHQGNLLLSLQHLQRLEGWCDAYLGDQGPGLGPLQDTLQALLTLVQEFIAMHPQQPLSAPPPAPVAVSPVEASVTATPEAAPAPREPASREEAYRQLLLIAEYLARTEPHSPVPYLIRRGVEWGNKPLSELLGELISADAESRRLWTLLGVL is encoded by the coding sequence GTGAGCCTGCCCTCGACCCCGTTGCCGGACCTGATCGATCAGTTGCTCGCGCCCATCAGTGACGATGCGCCCTGTGGTGCGGATCTACGCTATGAGCGCGAGTACGACCAATTGCGCGACCTGCGTCGCGAGGATGACGCGAGTCTGCCCACGGGTGTCTGGCAATCGACCCTGAAACGGGCCAACTGGCCGGAAGTCGAGCGGCTGACCACCGCGTTATTGCTCGAACGCAGCAAGGACCTGATGCTCAGCGCCTGGCTGGGTGAAGCCTGGCTGCACTTGCAGGCACTTGATGGACTGCCGGGCAGTCTGGCGCTGATTGCCGGTCTGTGTGAGCGCTATCCCGAACAATTGCACCCGCAGGCCGACGACGGTGACCAGTCGTGGCGGGCGATTCCGCTGGAGTGGCTGGTGCGTCGCTACAGCGAAGTGCTGCTGACCCGGGTGCCTTTGTTTGGCACGCACAACAGCGACTTTGAGGGTTACACCCTCGAAACCTGGCGGCGGATTCAGGTGCAGCAGGTGCAGGCCAACGACTCCAAAGGCGCGAAAGCGTCGGCCGAAACTGCGCGCAGCGAACACAAGAAACTCATCGAACAGGTACGGGCCACGCCCATGGCGTTCTGGCTGCGCCATCAAGGCAATCTGCTGCTGAGCCTGCAACACCTGCAGCGTCTGGAGGGCTGGTGCGATGCGTATCTGGGGGATCAGGGGCCGGGGCTCGGACCGTTGCAGGACACCCTTCAAGCGTTGCTGACCCTCGTTCAGGAGTTCATCGCCATGCACCCACAGCAACCACTGTCGGCACCTCCGCCTGCGCCGGTCGCGGTCTCGCCGGTTGAAGCGTCGGTCACGGCCACGCCCGAAGCCGCGCCAGCGCCGCGCGAACCGGCCAGTCGAGAAGAGGCTTATCGGCAATTGCTGTTGATCGCCGAGTACCTGGCCCGCACCGAGCCCCACAGCCCGGTGCCGTATCTGATCCGGCGCGGAGTGGAGTGGGGCAACAAGCCGTTGAGCGAATTGCTCGGCGAGCTGATTTCGGCAGACGCCGAATCCCGGCGTCTTTGGACTTTGCTCGGCGTGCTTTAG